From the genome of Pseudanabaena sp. FACHB-2040:
AAGCAGCTTGACTTGCCAGTGGTCGAGGGCGGAGTGTTGCTGGCTGATACCTGGAGCGATCGGTTGGCTGAGGTGATCCAATCCACTGGCATGGGAGATCTCAGCCATCTAGACCCAAGCCAGCCTCAGGTGTTGCGACAGACGGCCCAGACCCTACGGCAAGCATTCCTAGAGCACCCTTTAGATCTGAACCTAGCTGATCTGTTGGAGCACGTGCAGGCCCCTTGGCTGCTGCTGCGACCGTCACTGATTTTGGCTGGGCCGGGCCAGGGAACGCCTCAAGCAGCAGCTGAACTGTTGGGCCTTTTGGCAGCCCGCCCCTGTGTAGCCCGCCTAGATACGATCGCAACCGAGCTTAAACAGCTTTGGGCCGAGAGTCTGCGGGCGAGCAATCTGCTGGTATGGCGACAGCACTGCCAGAGCCTGCAGCAGGTGCAGATAGCCACGCTAGTGCAGCCGCTTTACCCCTCTGAGATTAGCGGCACGATCATTCTGGGAGAAAAAACCTTTTCTCTAGAGGCGGTTCTAGGCTTAGGACAAGCGCTGGCCCAAGGGGCAGCGGTGCCCGCTCGTTGCCAGGGCAACCTGCTGCAGCTAGAGCGGATTAGGTGGCAGGCGGGCTACCAGGAGCAGGTTTACCGCCTGCGGGAAAAGCCTTCAGGGGTCAGCGTTGCCGGGCTAGTTGTGCAGCCAAGAGAAGAGCCAGAGCTCCCCGCTCCCCTTACCCTAGACCAGATGCAGGCGCTACTGCGCCTAGGCCGTCAGGTGCAGCAGCAGTGGGGCCTGCCGGTGCGGCTGGAGTGGCTGATTTATAAGCATCCTCAGACCCGGCAGTCTAGTCTTGTCATTACTCAAGTCAGCCGCTGGTGGGAAGCTCTTGAGGAAGGGGCCATCGCAAGCCAGGCTGGGGCTCCTGCGCCCGATCAGGCAGCCCTGCTGACTGAAATTAGCGGGGTTGTGCAGGGCATTGGGGCAGCTTCGGGCCGGGCGATTGCCACGGCAGTTGTGCTGCAAGCAGGGTCGCTGGCGGCACAGATGACGCTGCCGCCGGGCTGTATTGTGGTGCTGCCCGATCTGCAGCCTGAGATGTGCGTGCGGCTTCAGGGGGTAGCCGGGATTGTCACGGTTCGTGGCGGGGCCACTTGCCATGCTGCCATTTTGGCTCGAGAACTGAATATTCCGGCGGTGGTGGGGGCTCCCCAAGCAACTGAACTGCTCAAAACGGGCGATGCGCTCTGGCTAGATGGAGACCGGGGCTTAGTCTATCTGTTGCCTGAGGATCAGGCCGGTCGCCCCCTGTTTGAGAGCCTGAGTAAAGCTCTGCCCACCGCCCCTAAGGCAGACCTGCTCGATCTGCCGGACGCTGCCGCAGGCTCTACAGCAACTCAGGTAATGGTTAATCTGAGCCAGGTGCAGCGGCTGGGTGACTTGCCCCTGGAGCAAATAGACGGGGTGGGGCTGCTGCGCTCAGAGTGGCTGCTGATCGATATGCTGGAGGGTCGCCACCCGCAGCAGTGGGTGACGGGGGGATATGGGGTAGACCTGCAGGCCCGGCTGGTAGAAAAACTGGCCCCCATTCTGGCAGCGTTTGCGCCGAGGCCTGTGCGCTATCGCTCGCTGGACTTGCGATCGCACGAGTGGATTAGCCTAGCTGGCAGCCCTCCCGCCGAGCCCAACCCGATGCTGGGCATTCGAGGCACCTTCAGCTATCAGCTAGATCCTCGCCTGTTCAAGCTAGAACTGGGGGCTCTGGCCGAACTGCAGCGCCAGGGTCACACCAACCTGCAGCTGATGCTGCCCTTTGTTCGCACTGTTGAGGAGTTCGTAGTCTGTCGCCAGTGGGTCGAGCAGGCCCGATTGTTCCAGGCTCCGGCTTTTCAGCTCTGGATTATGGCTGAGGTGCCTTCGGTGCTGTTTCTGCTACCGGCCTACCGGCAAGCCGGGGTACAGGGCATCGCCATTGGCACCAACGACTTGACTCAGCTGCTGCTGGCCGTAGACCGAGACCAGCCGGTGATGGCTTCGGCCTACGATGAGCGTCACCCAGCCGTGATTGCGGCCCTGGCTCACTTAGTCCAAACTGCCCGACAGCAGGGGTTGACCTGCTCTATTTGTGGGCAAGCTCCGGTGCGCCATCCTGAACTCATTGATGCCCTAGTACAGTGGGGAATCTCCTCTATTTCCGTAGAACCAGGAGCCTTGTTGGCTACCCGCCGAGCTGTTTTGGCCTCGGAGCGGCGGCAGCAGGGCCTGCTTTAAAGAACTGTAGACCTATAAAACTTCCACAGCCCCTAGCCTTGTTCCCCATAATCGAGCATTAGACGATGCAGCAATCTGCTTATAGGGGAAGACTGAGCACTAAACAATGGGGGCTATGGAAACAGAAGTCTATCGGGCACTGCAGGAGTGCTGGCAGAGCTTAGAGGAACTGCATCAGCAGGTAAACGGTTCTCCTGCCGAGGCTAATCGCACTACGCTGCAAGGCACTACCCGCCAACTGAGGGCAAACTTAGCCAGACTGGAGGGGCTGCTGCAGGCTCCGGAGATCGGGGCTCAATCTTTTCAAAGCCTGGTTACGCCTTCTAATGCAGCTTCTGAGGCGTCTGTCGGGTCGCCCGACGGCGTTCAGGAAGCTAGCTTGCTCCAGCGCTGCTATCAAACCCTGGGCCTGCCTTTGGAAGAGATTAGCCGTAAATCTCTAAGGCAGGAGGGCAGCAATACCGACCGGGAAGAACGGCAGCGCATCGAGCAAGAGCTAGCCCATAGCAGGCGCTTGCTTGAGAAAATTGCAGATACTTCACCCCAGATGCTCTACATCGTTGATCTAGAGAGCTTTGCCAATATCTATGTTAATCGCCAAGTTGAGGAGATGCTGGGCTTTACGGCAGCAGAGGTGCAACAGCAGGGGGCTCAATTCTTTGGTAACCTGATCCACCCTGAGGATTTGGCCGTAGCGGAGCCTCATCTGCAGCGGCTGCTGCACAGCCGGGATGGGGAAGCATTTGATCTGGAGTACCGGGCCCGCCATGCCGATGGTTCTTGGCGCTGGCTGCAGTCGCGGGAGGTCGTGTTTGGGCGCAATGCCCAAGGGGAGCCCACCCAAATTCTAGGTATGGCAATTGACATCAACCACCGCAAGCGCATTGAGACAGCTCTGCGTGAAAGCGAGGCCCGCTTCCGCTCGACCTCAGAGCAGTCAGCTGTGGGCATTTGCCACTGCGATCCGGCTGGCCGCTTTCTCTGGGTTAACCCGGCCCTGTGCCAGCTGCTGGGCTATACCGAGTCAGAGCTTTTGGCCCTCAATTTTCAAAGCATTACGCATCCGGCAGATTTACCCCGGGCTGGAGCAGACCTGTCCGGGCTGACCTGGCAGCAACCCGCTTGCTCTTTAGAAAAGCGATACTTGCGTAAAAACGGTGAAGCTGTTTGGGGTCAGGTTACCCTGTCGGTTGTCCATGACGACAGCGGTAACCCCTGCTACATTACAGGAATTGTGCAAGATATTAATCTCTGGAAACAGGCCGAAGCAGAATTGCGGGCCTCGCTGCGAGAAAAGGACTTGCTGCTGGCAGAGGTGCACCACCGGGTTAAAAACAATCTGCAGATCATCTCTAGTTTGCTGGAGCTACAGGTTAATCGGATTCAAGATAGCGTTGCCCAGGAAGCCTTACTCTCCAGCCAAAATCGGGTGATTGCGATGGGCTTGATCCACGAAACTCTTTACCAGTCAGGCAATCTGTCTCAGATTGAGTTTGCTCAGTATGTCCGGCAGCTGGTAGCGGGCCTGTTTAGGATTTACGGTACCGATACTGCCCTACAGCTCAGCCTGGCGGTAGACGAAACCTTTTGCATCCCCAGCGACCTTGCCATTTCCCTTGGGCTCATATTAAATGAGCTGGTAACCAATGCCCTAAAGCACGGATTTTCTCGTATCCCGATGGGTACTCTCGTAATAGGACTGAGCTGCCCAACTCCCGGTGCTTATTGCCTGATAGTTAGCCACCCTGGCGATCGCCTGCCGCCAGCGTTTGACTTAGAGCGCTCCAGCTCTATGGGCCTGAAGCTGGTCAGGCTGCTGGCCCAGCGGATCCACGGCTATGTGACAGTGGAGCGAGGTCAGCAAACAACGTTTAAAGTTC
Proteins encoded in this window:
- a CDS encoding putative PEP-binding protein, whose amino-acid sequence is MLPFRLLAQIADADLAAVGEKAMALRDLKQLDLPVVEGGVLLADTWSDRLAEVIQSTGMGDLSHLDPSQPQVLRQTAQTLRQAFLEHPLDLNLADLLEHVQAPWLLLRPSLILAGPGQGTPQAAAELLGLLAARPCVARLDTIATELKQLWAESLRASNLLVWRQHCQSLQQVQIATLVQPLYPSEISGTIILGEKTFSLEAVLGLGQALAQGAAVPARCQGNLLQLERIRWQAGYQEQVYRLREKPSGVSVAGLVVQPREEPELPAPLTLDQMQALLRLGRQVQQQWGLPVRLEWLIYKHPQTRQSSLVITQVSRWWEALEEGAIASQAGAPAPDQAALLTEISGVVQGIGAASGRAIATAVVLQAGSLAAQMTLPPGCIVVLPDLQPEMCVRLQGVAGIVTVRGGATCHAAILARELNIPAVVGAPQATELLKTGDALWLDGDRGLVYLLPEDQAGRPLFESLSKALPTAPKADLLDLPDAAAGSTATQVMVNLSQVQRLGDLPLEQIDGVGLLRSEWLLIDMLEGRHPQQWVTGGYGVDLQARLVEKLAPILAAFAPRPVRYRSLDLRSHEWISLAGSPPAEPNPMLGIRGTFSYQLDPRLFKLELGALAELQRQGHTNLQLMLPFVRTVEEFVVCRQWVEQARLFQAPAFQLWIMAEVPSVLFLLPAYRQAGVQGIAIGTNDLTQLLLAVDRDQPVMASAYDERHPAVIAALAHLVQTARQQGLTCSICGQAPVRHPELIDALVQWGISSISVEPGALLATRRAVLASERRQQGLL
- a CDS encoding PAS domain S-box protein, with product METEVYRALQECWQSLEELHQQVNGSPAEANRTTLQGTTRQLRANLARLEGLLQAPEIGAQSFQSLVTPSNAASEASVGSPDGVQEASLLQRCYQTLGLPLEEISRKSLRQEGSNTDREERQRIEQELAHSRRLLEKIADTSPQMLYIVDLESFANIYVNRQVEEMLGFTAAEVQQQGAQFFGNLIHPEDLAVAEPHLQRLLHSRDGEAFDLEYRARHADGSWRWLQSREVVFGRNAQGEPTQILGMAIDINHRKRIETALRESEARFRSTSEQSAVGICHCDPAGRFLWVNPALCQLLGYTESELLALNFQSITHPADLPRAGADLSGLTWQQPACSLEKRYLRKNGEAVWGQVTLSVVHDDSGNPCYITGIVQDINLWKQAEAELRASLREKDLLLAEVHHRVKNNLQIISSLLELQVNRIQDSVAQEALLSSQNRVIAMGLIHETLYQSGNLSQIEFAQYVRQLVAGLFRIYGTDTALQLSLAVDETFCIPSDLAISLGLILNELVTNALKHGFSRIPMGTLVIGLSCPTPGAYCLIVSHPGDRLPPAFDLERSSSMGLKLVRLLAQRIHGYVTVERGQQTTFKVQFCLPQSSPIRPLR